A stretch of the Nicotiana tabacum cultivar K326 chromosome 6, ASM71507v2, whole genome shotgun sequence genome encodes the following:
- the LOC107780818 gene encoding two-component response regulator ARR6-like: protein MEKMANELHVLAVDDSHVDRKVIERLLKISSCKVTAVESGRRALQYLGLDGEKTSVGIDGLKVNLILTDYSMPGMTGYELLKKIKESSALSKIPVVIMSSEKILPRIDRCLEEGAEEFLLKPVKLSDVKRLRDFILRGEGDNEETEKKIKEGSSRKRKFHEDSSTQSMPSSLVTGHDIQSKPESSAASVSQQPLPKQPKIG, encoded by the exons ATGGAGAAAATGGCAAATGAGTTGCATGTTCTTGCTGTGGATGATAGCCATGTTGATAGGAAGGTTATTGAGCGATTGCTGAAGATTTCTTCTTGTAAAG TTACGGCGGTGGAAAGTGGAAGGAGAGCTCTGCAATATTTGGGTTTAGACGGAGAGAAGACTTCTGTGGGAATTGAT GGTTTGAAGGTAAATCTGATATTGACAGACTATTCTATGCCTGGGATGACTGGATATGAACTTCTCAAAAAAATTAAG GAATCATCGGCATTGAGCAAGATCCCCGTTGTTATTATGTCATCGGAAAAGATTTTACCTCGCATTGATAG ATGTTTGGAGGAAGGGGCTGAAGAATTTCTGCTGAAGCCTGTTAAGCTCTCTGATGTAAAGCGTCTCAGAGACTTCATACTGAGAGGCGAGGGAGATAACGAAGAAACAGAGAAGAAGATCAAAGAAGGAAGTTCAAGGAAGAGAAAATTTCATGAGGATTCATCGACACAATCAATGCCATCTTCTTTAGTAACAGGCCATGATATACAATCAAAACCAGAATCTTCAGCAGCATCAGTATCTCAGCAGCCTCTACCAAAGCAACCCAAGATCGGGTAA